The following proteins come from a genomic window of Crassostrea angulata isolate pt1a10 chromosome 1, ASM2561291v2, whole genome shotgun sequence:
- the LOC128175120 gene encoding uridylate-specific endoribonuclease D-like yields the protein MWTTAFLLYLATGTTWADSCAGRCGAGLDSSMTCQCNTNCATYGDCCSDYYALCTQQTCSGRCNAALDNTKPCQCNSACVNFGDCCPDYQSLCVGGGGGTPDVTCDISCLANQLWDNDINRVQVWEYEVNHQGQTTTSSTSDQAAQSLFTYLQEENVFLKPTYSTFLALLDNYTPSTSVTESQDAAEWIEIDAFLDAILATDVMNHLYNFLVEHGHVTDATSYREVIKELWFNLYARSSSGPINSSGFEHVLVGETSSKVSGFHNWIQFYLEEKKGTINYQGWVSRSQPLNIVAARFTWNGLSKAKGSFFVGVSPEFDIAIYTACALTRPNSSCSFTMAGTSLTIQTYDVAHKSGLQVATAYPNI from the exons ATGTGGACAACAGCCTTCCTTCTGTATCTAGCGACCGGGACCACGTGGGCAG ATTCCTGCGCGGGCCGGTGTGGGGCGGGGTTGGACTCCAGCATGACTTGCCAGTGTAATACCAATTGCGCCACCTACGGGGACTGCTGCAGCGACTACTACGCCCTCTGTACGCAAC AGACTTGCAGTGGAAGGTGCAACGCTGCGCTAGACAATACCAAACCTTGTCAGTGTAATAGCGCATGCGTCAATTTCGGCGACTGTTGCCCGGATTATCAAAGTCTCTGTGTGG gtGGTGGCGGTGGAACACCTGACGTCACATGTGACATCAGTTGCCTTGCCAACCAGCTGTGGGACAATGACATCAATAGAGTTCAGGTTTGGGAGTACGAGGTCAACCATCAGGGGCAGACAACCACGAGCAGTACATCGGACCAGGCCGCTCAAAG CCTGTTCACGTACCTGCAGGAGGAAAACGTATTCCTGAAGCCGACCTACAGCACGTTCCTGGCCCTGCTTGACAACTACACGCCCAGTACCTCAGTCACCGAGAGCCAGGATGCCGCGGAGTGGATAGAAATCGACGCCTTCCTGGACGCCATCTTAGCCACTGACGTCATGAACCACCTGTACAACTTCCTGGTCGAACACG GTCACGTGACTGACGCCACTTCCTACAGAGAGGTCATTAAGGAGCTCTGGTTCAACCTGTACGCACGCTCCAGCAGTGGACCAATCAACAGCAGCGGATTTGAGCACGTGCTAGTCGGAGAAACTTCTTCCAAGGTCTCTGGCTTCCACAACTGGATTCAGTTTTACTTGGAGGAGAAGAAAGGGACCATCAACTATCAGGGCTGGGTTTCGAGGAGCCAG CCTTTAAACATCGTGGCTGCCAGATTTACCTGGAATGGACTCTCtaaggcaaaggggtcattctTTGTTGGGGTCAGTCCAGAGTTCGACATCGCTATCTACACCGCATGCGCATTGACCCGGCCCAACTCCAGCTGTTCCTTTACTATGGCTGGAACCTCCCTCACCATCCAGACCTATGATGTAGCACACAAGTCCGGGCTCCAAGTGGCCACCGCCTACCCCAACATCTAA